The Glycine soja cultivar W05 chromosome 3, ASM419377v2, whole genome shotgun sequence genome window below encodes:
- the LOC114405840 gene encoding cytochrome P450 704C1-like, with protein MDFLHTLLSLIAFSFLGIFLVFCFIMLTIIIGKSIGDPDYAPVKGTVFNQLLYFNTLHDYQAQLAKTNPTFRLLAPDQSELYTADPRNVEHILKTNFDKYSKGKYNQDIMTDLFGEGIFAVDGDKWRQQRKLASFEFSTRVLRDFSCSVFRRNAAKLVRVISEFSHQGQVFDMQDILMRCTLDSIFKVGFGTELNCLDGSSKEGSEFMKAFDESNALIYWRYVDPFWKLKRFLNIGCEATLKRNVKIIDDFVHGVIKTRKAQLALQQEYNVKEDILSRFLIESKKDQKTMTDQYLRDIILNFMIAGKDTSANTLSWFFYMLCKNPLIEEKIVQEVRDVTCSCSHESEPNIEEFVAKITDDTLDRMHYLHAALTETLRLYPAVPADGRSAEAHDILPDGHKLKKGDGVYYLAYGMGRMCSIWGEDAEEFRPERWLNNGIFQPESPFKFVAFHAGPRICLGKDFAYRQMKIVAMALVRFFRFKLSNRTQNVTYKVMFTLHIDKGLLLCAIPRS; from the exons ATGGATTTTTTGCACACCCTGTTGAGTTTGATAGCCTTTTCTTTTCTGGGTATCTTCCTAGTCTTTTGTTTCATCATGTTAACCATAATTATAGGAAAATCAATAGGGGACCCTGATTATGCTCCAGTAAAAGGCACAGTGTTTAACCAGCTATTATACTTCAACACACTCCATGACTACCAAGCTCAACTGGCCAAAACTAATCCAACTTTTCGGCTACTGGCTCCGGATCAAAGCGAGTTGTACACCGCAGACCCGCGAAATGTCGAACACATACTGAAAACCAACTTTGATAAGTACTCAAAAGGCAAGTATAACCAGGATATTATGACTGATCTTTTTGGTGAGGGGATTTTTGCCGTTGATGGTGACAAGTGGAGGCAGCAAAGGAAGCTTGCAAGTTTTGAATTCTCCACAAGGGTTCTTAGAGATTTCAGTTGTTCTGTCTTTAGAAGGAATGCTGCTAAGTTGGTCAGGGTTATCTCAGAATTTTCCCATCAGGGTCAGGTTTTTGATATGCAA GACATACTAATGAGATGCACTCTGGACTCCATATTCAAAGTTGGGTTTGGAACAGAATTGAATTGCTTGGATGGATCGAGCAAAGAGGGAAGTGAGTTCATGAAGGCCTTTGATGAGTCAAATGCTTTGATTTATTGGCGCTATGTTGATCCTTTCTGGAAGCTCAAGAGGTTTCTTAACATTGGTTGTGAAGCTACCCTTAAGAGAAACGTGAAAATAATAGATGATTTTGTCCATGGAGTAATTAAGACAAGAAAGGCACAATTGGCACTTCAGCAAGAATAT AATGTCAAAGAGGACATACTATCAAGGTTTTTGATTGAGAGCAAGAAGGACCAAAAAACTATGACTGATCAGTACTTGAGGGATATAATTCTCAACTTTATGATAGCTGGCAAAGACACAAGTGCAAACACTCTTTCATGGTTCTTCTACATGCTCTGCAAGAACCCTCTTATAGAGGAAAAGATTGTGCAAGAAGTGAGAGATGTCACTTGTAGTTGTAGCCATGAAAGTGAACCAAACATAGAAGAATTTGTGGCCAAAATAACAGATGACACCCTTGATAGAATGCATTATCTTCATGCAGCATTGACAGAGACCTTGAGACTTTACCCTGCAGTCCCCGCG GATGGGAGGTCTGCAGAGGCACATGATATACTTCCTGATGGCCACAAACTGAAAAAGGGGGATGGAGTGTACTATTTGGCCTATGGTATGGGTCGAATGTGTTCCATTTGGGGTGAAGATGCTGAGGAATTTCGTCCTGAAAGATGGCTCAACAATGGAATTTTCCAACCTGAATCGCCATTCAAATTCGTAGCTTTCCAT GCTGGACCTCGAATCTGCTTAGGGAAGGACTTTGCATACAGACAGATGAAAATAGTAGCAATGGCTCTTGTTCGTTTCTTCAGGTTTAAACTGTCAAATAGAACACAAAATGTGACTTACAAGGTCATGTTTACGCTTCACATCGACAAGGGTCTTCTTCTATGTGCAATTCCAAGGTCATGA